The genome window TGGTAACGGGGAGATATTTTTTGAATTTAGTGAGGATTTACAATGCGTAAGCCAATGATATACAGTTGCCTGCTTACGATAATTTTATCGTGGGGCGGTATTTTTGCCAATGGCTGGCGAAGCGGCGCGGCGCTCCAAACACCGCGATACGGTGCCACTTCAGTTGTCATGGATGGCTATATTTATGTAATCGGCGGCGCGACTGCCAACGGGCAAATACTGAATTCTGTGGAACGATACGATTCATCCACCCAAACATGGGATGCAACTGCCATTGCCCCAACCCAAATTCCACGCCTGGATGCTGTGGCAATGATTGTCGATGGCAAAATTTACCTGATGGGCGGATATACTGCCGATGGCGAAGTAACCGATGCCGTTGAAGAATATGATCTTGCGGGCAACAGTTGGTCTTTTTCCGAGGACCTGCGAAAAAAACGGCGCGGACATATTGCCGTTTCTATCTGGAACGCACCTTGTGTTGTCGGCGGTATTGGCGATAGCGGTGAATACGAAGATAAAGCGGAATGGCTGAATCCTGATGATGATAAATGGGAGGATATCGACGCCAATTACGATCTGCTGCGGTTCAAACCGTTTTCCGCTGCAAAAGGACATTCCATCTACATTTTTGGCGGCATTTTTAACTATCCCACAGCAAACAGCCACGTTGGCGAAGTTAGCACGGGCTGGGAAATCACCTGGAGCACATTGCCGGATTTACCGGTAGCCCGCGCCAACGGCACAACCGCCACCCTCAACGACAGCGTTTTTATGATTGGCGGCGTGTTATCCAATAATTACGCAACCGGACGGGTGGATATTTTCGATTTCACCACACAGCAATTTACCCAGGCGCCGGATCTGCCGACAGCGCGCATTTCCATGACATCGGCTGTTTTGGATGACGAAATTTATGTGATCGGCGGATACGCCAATTCCATCAACTCGCCGGTTGGCACCGTCGAAATCTACAGCTCGCCGTTAACCGCAATCGATCCGTCCGAATCCGGATTTCCGGAATCGTTTGCACTGCTGCACGGTTATCCAAATCCGTTTAACGGCAGCATTCAGCTGGCTGTCAACATCCCGCAACGGGCGGATTATCAACTGACCATTTTTGATATCAACGGACGCAAAGTCCGCACGCTGCACAACGGCAACCTGCCTTCCGGTGAGCGCAATTTCCAATGGAACGCCATCGACGAAACCGGGAAGAACGTCAGTAGCGGCATTTACCTTGCTGTTTTGCAATCCCGATCTTCAATACAAAAACTCAAGATCGTTTATGTGAAATAAGTCGCCACTCAACCATTGATTTTCAGCCGTTCGCAACATATATTTCTTTTTATCCGATTTGAGGCGAACAGGTGAAAATAGACATCAAAGGTTATGATATTATCCGGGAAATCAGCCGGGGACCGATCAGCACAGCGTATTTGGGGAAACAACTATCGCTGAACCGCCCGGTGCTCATCAAACGGTTGAATAACCAATGGATGAACGAAACCGATTTGATGGAGCGATTTCGCCGCGAAGCGTTGATCTGCGCTCGCCTGAAACATCGCAATGTGGTTGATATTATTGATGTTGAAACCCACCCCGACAACCTTTACCTGGTCATCGAATTTATTGATGGAATGGATTTGGCGCGGTTCATCAAAGAATTTTCGCCGATGCCGTTTTCGGTAATTTTATACATCAGCCGCGAGGTGCTCAACGGGTTGGCGTATGCCCATCGGCAGGGTGTTATTCATCGCGATATCAAACCGTCGAACATCATGATCGGGCGGGACGGCATCGTGAAAATTGCCGATTTCGGACTTGCCCGAACCGCCGATTTACCGACTATTTCCGCCCACGGCGAAGTGGTTGGCACACCCGCATACATGTCTCCGGAACAAGCCCGGATTTCCAACCTGGATGAGCGCACGGATATTTTTAGCCTGGGCATCACATTTTACGAATTAGCCGGTCAGCCGTCGCCATTCAAAGGGCAAAGCATTGTCGAATCCATTCAAAAATTATTGAAAGATGTGCCGCCGCCGCTTCACGCGCTTAACCCGGAAATTCCGGAATGGTATTCGCTGCTGATCTCAAAAATGCTCGCAAAAAAAACAGACGATCGCCCGGCATCGGCGGAAGCAATTCTGGAAAATGAACATTTTTTGAAAACGCCCTCCCGGTCGCCGGAACTGGCACAAATGATCGGGCAAATGAATAAAGAATCGATCACTTTCGAGAACACAGAAATTTCTCCGCCGGTGATTCAGTCCATTGATTTGCCCAAATCGCCGGGCAAACGCTGGCTGGGCATTGCAACAACGGCTGTTGCGGTGCTGCTGCTCGGCGTTTGGTGGATAAATGCCAACCAACCGGATCAAAAAAATGGTGTTTTGCCAATTCAAGATAAAATGACCGCAGCTGCGGAAACGCTCAACACAGGTGCAGATTCATTGATGAATGAACCGGAAATTCAATCGCAACCGGTTGAGCAAAACCCGGAACAACCAACATCGGCGTTGGCGGAAAAGGGTTCGCAACCGGAAAATCGTGTTGCACTCAACCAATCCGCAAATGACGAAAATCCCCGCGAAAACACAACTTCCCCGGCAACGAACACAGAAAAAATAGAGCTTCCCGTTTTGACAGACAGCAGTTCAACGCCTGTTGCCGCACCCGCAACCGGCGAGTTGATGGTGCAATGCACGCCGTGGGCGCATATTTTTGTTAATGGCGAACAGTTTGAAACCACACCGTTGCGTAAACCGCTGATCCTGCCGGCGGGGCGTCATGTTATCGAATTGCGCAACCCGAACTTCCCGCCGCACCGCAGCACTGTGGAAATTTCCGGCGGAAACAGCGATTCGCTAATCGTCAATTTGCATTCCCTGACCGGTTATCTGGATTTACAGGTGTTGCCGTGGGCAAAAATTTTTATCGATAACCAATATGTAGAAACCACGCCGCTGGCAAAACCGCTGGCGCTAAAACCGGGTGAGTACACCCTGAAACTCGAAAATCCGGCATTTCCCAATTGGGAGGAAACCGTGCTCATTACCGCAGGGGAAACCCTGAAACACCGGATAACACTCAACAGATAAATTACGGAGCGCCACTTGCAGCGTTGCTACCCCGCATTCACCCGAAACCGAATTGTCATTATTTTTTTATTACTCCCGCTATTGCTGTGCAAAAACCTGTTTGCACAACCTGTTTCCAATTCTGTAAATCAGTTGAAGCAACTGTATGAAAATGTTGAATTTGAATCGGCAATAACCAAAGGAAATGAGCTGCTGAAATTACCGGGAAATGCGTTATCACCGGATGAATTGGCCGTTGTCCACCGGTATATGGCGTTCTCTTTTTTCAACCTCGGTGATCAGGATTCGGCGCGGGTGCATTTTCTAAGCCTGCTGTCGCTGCAACCGGATTTAGAGCTGAATCCGGCTGAAACATCGCCAAAAATCATCGATTTTTTTCAGCAATTAAAGGAAGAATTTCGTTCGATTTCGCAACAGGAAAATGACAGAGTGTTCACTAAATACGTAATCGCAGAAGATTTGCGCCCCGGTGCAGCGCTGCGATCTGCTGTTATTCCGGGATGGGGACAGTTGCGCAAAGGTCAGCGCGGGCGGGCCGTGGTACTTGGCGGCGGATTTTGGGCAGGGTTGATCGCAACCGGCGTGGCGTACAGCAAATCGCAAAGCCTGAAAGATGATTATGTTGCAGCAAAGGACCCGGCAGAAATCAGCAGATTATACGATGATTACAATGGCTGGCATAAAACGCGACAGGCGCTTACGCTGGCAACCGCGGTTTTTTGGGTGATTAACGTTGTGGATGCAGGTTGGTCGAATTACCCGAAGCCGGCATTTCGTGCCGGTAATTCAGCGGTCGAATTATCGTTTTCAATTCCGTTAAAGTAATATTCTACAACTGCTTAGCGCCCGATGTTTTGCGAACTCCATACACCAGAAAACGGGCGGTTGCTCCGGGATTCAATTTCCAGATCATTCAGATACAATCCCTCCCGTTCAAAAGCAGCGCATCGCTCCAAAAATTGCTCCCAATCGACACCAATTTCCAACCGTTGCGGCACATTTCCCGGTTTCCACGCACCGGCATAAGTTGCCCCTTTATCGGAGCTATTTTCCCGGTATATTTCCAAATCTATTAATTCAAAACCGTTACGGTTATCGCCAAATTTGCTCCGGAAATCCCTTTCACCAACGCTTTTGAAATAATCATCTCCTTTGCCGGAGCGAAAAACAACCACATAAAACACGGAACCGCCGAGGTCGTAGGGCTCAAAATCTGCAATTACCATACCGTTTTTGAGCATTCCGTCGCGAACAATATCAAATTCGCTGCCGATTTTTACATTCACGCGTATGGCAATCTCGTAACGGCCTTCCTGCCAAATACTCAGGGCATAATATTGCCCGGCATCCTGATAAATATCGATATCGATGAGCCGCATACCATCATTTTTCATGGATTTCCAAAGGCTTTCGAATGTCCGCCAGTCGTTTCCGCTGGCACCCAAACTGGATCTGTAAAACATGGTTTTGGGGCTTTCGCGATGCCAAACCGCACCGAATAGCTGTTTGTTGTCCTTTCGGTATGTTTCGATATCAACAATGTGCAAATCGCTTACTTTTAATTCTTCAAATGCACGGAGAACATCATCCCACACCAAATCGACAATTACAGTGGATTTTTGTCCTTTAAACACCTGGTATTCAGATTGCGGTGTGTCGACAACCTGCATGGCACAACCAGAAATGAGCAGCAGTAGCCCACCCCAAAAAAGCGGTATTAACGCATGCTTCGCAGCATTCATTGGTATTCTCCAAAAAAGTTGAAAGGGATTGATTTCCGGAAATGGGCTCAAGGAAGTTAAATTTCGCATCATTTGCTTCTATTGTGTTAATTGAACAGAATTGTTACCTCAAAAATCCCCGCTAACTATTGGAATATACAAATTTTACGAAATAAATGTGCAACAAAATATGATTGTTCTCACAGGTTTTTCCGCGTCACGGTTAGTCACTGCAATCTATATTATTACTTGACATAGTTCGAATCAATGCATAATATAAAATTAACAATCCAAAAATGTTTTCAGGGCAAGTTGTAACAACTTTTGTTGTGCCGCACCATTGGAAGGAACCGGGTATGAATAGGGCAATGGGGATTTTGGCGATTTGTTTGCTGATGATTTTGGCTACACTTTTTCCGGCTTGTGAAGATAGCATTGTTTACGGCTCCGGTAACAGAAATTCGGCGCCTGTGGATAGTATGCCTGGTGATACTATTCCGCCGCCGCCACCACAGGGCATTTTGGACACACTAACCCTTTATCTGGCTTTTGATTACTGGAATCCTTCCGGAATCGATCCACACATCAAAATTGACACGGACGCCACCTCCGATCTGATAAAAGTCGGTGAAAATATATTGCGTAAACCACCCATTGTCGGGCAGCCGAATGTGACGTTTCTACTCGAGGATATCAAAGTAGATTATTCTCCGGTCTATTCCCGCATTTTTAAGTGGTGGTCTGAGGAATTACTTTCAGATCACTGGCACAACACCTCCGAATTTGCGGTAAGCAAACGGGATAAAACCCGGATGAATATCGTATTGGTGCTGGATGTAAGCAATTCGCTCGGCGGCGATTTCTATTGGGTAAAAGAATATGCAAAAGATTTTCTGGACATCATCTACACCGAAATGCGCGACAACATCCGGTATCCCAAAATCGCGATTGTAGATTTTTCCACGCTGATCAATTATATCCCGTTAACGACCAAACAATCAGATTTGATCGATCATATCAACGGGTTGCAGCAGGGACAATACACGGCGCTGTATGCTGCAATGAACACCGGCATCGATTTGCTGGCACAGGAATCTGATACACTGCACCATCGCGCAATGGTTACGTTTACGGATGGCAACGACAACTATTCCGGTCCGGTCACGAAAGATTTTCTGCTCAACAAAATTACCGATCCGGTTTTTAATACACCAAAAATCCGCAGTTTTGTGTTAGGGTTTAAAGGGCGCGACGGTTTGGATGAGTCTATTCTGGAAAGTCTGGCGGTCAATAATGGCGAAGCAAGGTTTACCAGCTCAATATTTCAGCTAAAAGTGATGTTTGAAAATATCGCCAAGGATATTACCCGATCGGTCAACTTCACTTACACCCGCAACGACCAAATTATTCCTGAATCGGAAAAACGCCGGGTGCGAATTGGCATAAGCCTTGAACGTCATATTATTTTGTGAGAATTATTGGAGTTTACTCATCAGCGTGCGGTAATTGATGTTCAGCAGTTTGCAAGCGTCTTTTTTGTTGCCCTTTTTCTGTTCCAACACCATTCGCACATAAATCCGGGTTATTTCCTCCAGCGAAAGCTCGTTAGCTAATGCTTTATCGAGAAAATTATTGCTGGATTCCAGAATGTCCGGCGGCAAATGCTCGATATCGATATGCTGGGAATTGGTCAAAATCAATCGTTTGACAGTGTTTTCGAGCTCCCGTGCGTTGCCTTCCCACGGCAAGTGCGATAAAAAAGCCATCACGCGGTTGGATACTTTGGGCTTGGGCAGGTCGTTTTCGCGACAAAATTTTTCGGTGAAATAGTCAATCATCGCCGGAATATCGTCCGGGCGTTCCCGCAGCGGCGGCAATTGGATGGGAATAACGTTCAATCGGTAAAAAAGATCTTCGCGGAAGGTGCCCTCTTTGATCATATCCTGCAACGGTTGGTTGGTTGCGGAAATCAAACGGAAGGTTACCGTAATTTCTTTTTCGCCGCCGAGCCGGAAAAAGCGTTTGCTTTCCAGCACGCGGAGCAGTTTGGCCTGCAATTCCAGCGGCATGTCGCCAATTTCATCGAGAAACAGTGTGCCGTTATCCGCCAGCTCAATTTTGCCGCGCGTTTGTTTTAGCGCACCGGTGTATGCACCTTTTTCATAGCCGAACAGCTCACTTTCCAGCAAATTGGGCGGCAACGCTGCGCAGTTGATGGCCACAAAACTGTCGTTCAACCGGGGGCTTTGTTTGTAGATGTGCCGGGCAAACACCTCTTTTCCGGAACCGGATTCCCCGGTGATGAGCACCGGCTCCACGCTGTGTTTCACACGGTCAATTGTGGCGAGGATTTGCTGCATTTGTTTGCTGACCGCCACGATATCATCAAACCGGATATTTTGTTTCAATTTGGAACGCAATTCGGTGTTTTCGCGCTCCAGTTTTTGCATTTTCAACCCTTGTTTGACAAGGTGCGGCAGCTCTTCCTCCAATTTTTCGTCGCCTTTGGAGAAATACGAATAGGCGCCTCGCCGCTGCGCTTCCAGCGCGTATTCATGTTCTTTGTAGGATGTAACTACGATGATCTGAAAATCCTGCCCGAGTTTGATCAACTCATCCAGCAGATTTAATCCGTCGGTGATTTGTGGCAATCCCAGATCCATAATGATGAGATCTGGCTCCATCAATTCACATTGCTGAAGCGCATCGGTTTTGTTCGCTGCAACTTTCACGTGATAGCCATCGCCAATCCATTCGCGAAAACTGTCGCTCCACAATTCGTTGTCTTCAACAATCAGTATTTTGTCCATTAAACCCATCGATCCATGCGAAAATGAGCACCACCCGGCAGTGGTGAAATATTAGTTGATTCGCGCCAGCGCGTCCAGAATCAGTCCGGGCGTTAGCAACTCCGGCAGAACTATCGGTTTTTCGTTCGATCCGGCGCCGTAAAGCACGTATAATGGAACACTATTTCGTCCGAAAGCGGCTAAAGCACGCGTGATATTTTCATCTTTTGACGTCCAATCCGCAATGACTCTTGTCACACCTTTGCTGGCAAATGCAGCTTCGACCTCAGCGTTATTCAATGCAACTTTTTTGTTGACCTGACAACTGAGGCACCACGATGCTGTAAAATCAATAAAAACAGGCTTTCCCTGCGCGCGCAGTGTATTGACCAATTCGGGTGAATACGGCTCCCAACCGGCGTGTGCGGCGGCATTTGCGCTGGTTTTGGTCGCAGCGGATGCGCTGGCAGTGCCATCGCCAACCATGTCGATCGTAAGCCATGCGCTGCCGACAATCAGCACAGCAGCGATGGTTTTGGCAACCAAACGGGTGGTTTTACTGCGCATCAGCGTTCCCCAACGCCCCAACACCCAGCCGCCAAAACTGACAACCAGCAGCGCCAGCAACGCCACAAAAACACCCAGCGAGCCAACCTGACCATCCAGCACATACAGCAGCCAGATGACGGTTGCCATCATCAAAAATCCCATGGATTGTTTGAGGGTGTCCATCCACGCGCCGGGTTTTGGCACAAATTTCAGCAATCCGGGAGAGGACGCCAGCAACACATATGGCAGCGCCATTCCCATTCCCAACGCCGTGAAAATGGCCATCGAAAGCAACGCCGGCTGGCTGAGCGCAAAACCGAGCGCCGATCCCATAAACGGTGCGGTGCACGGCGTAGCCACAACGGTGGCCGTAACGCCGCTCACAAACGATCCGAGGTAATCCGAGCGGCTGGCTGCGCCCTGCCCGACACCCATCAGCGAAGTCCCCAATTCAAACACACCAAACAAATTCAAACCGAATAAAAACAAAAAGATAGCCAACACAACAATAAATGACGGCGATTGCAGTTGAAATCCCCAGCCGAGCTGTTCGCCGCCCGCCCGCAACAGCAGCAACGCGCCGGCCAACACCCAAAATGAAACCAACACGCCAAGCGTAAATACCATTCCATGGGAAAAAACCTTGCTGCTGTCTTCACCGGCTTGTTGCACAAAACCGAGAATTTTGAGCGACAAAACGGGCAGCACGCAGGGCATCAGATTCAAAATCATACCACCGACAAACGCGAACAACAGCGCCCACCAAATGCTGCCGATTTCCTGATTTCCGGCGGATGTGCCAAAATTACTGTCCAGCGAATTACCGATCTCAACGCTGATTTCCTGCGATTTTTCCGATCCGGTACCGCGCCAGCCGTTCTCCGAAACCAACACACCGGAAATGCGTTCGGGATCGCCCTCGCGATCCGGCGAAAGCGGCACGTTCAACCGGTAGCCGTTGCCGGTGGCGGTCACTTCCTGCACGGCGCCGTTGTTGATCACCAGCTCGTCATACGGAAAAAAGCGGATATTTCCCGGCGAATCACTCACCCATTCGGGCGGAACGATTTCGAAAACCAACGCGGTATCTATTTTGGCAGCCTGAACTTTCCAGCCGGAATTTGTAATTGGCAACATCGCGCGAGTGTCGGCAAATGGTTGTGTCCACGCCGCGTTAATCGCCACATGTTCACCGATCGCCAGCGGCAATTCCAGATCAACATTTTCCGGAATACACACATCTTTGCAAACCAGCCAACTGGCATTTGCCTTCAGCGTGACGGTGCTTCCCGGTGCCAGATTCGCCGGTGGCGTAATTTGCACGGGCAACAGCACTTCATTTTCGTAACCGAAATTCATGAATTCGTCAAATGGAATGGCTTCGGGATGCGGCCACTGGATTTCCCCAGCGGAAAAGCCTTCCGGCAATTCCCAATCGATGGCGGTCGCCAAACCGGCATCGCCGGCATTGCGCCAGTACACATGCCAGTGATCTTGAATTTTCATGTGAAGCCCAACCCAAAATGCCTCGCCGGGAACAATCGTGGTCACTTCCGGCACCAGTTCCGCTTCCACGTGATCGGTTTTCGCAGAATTGGCCAACAGACCGTTCACCACGAAAAAAAGCAACATCGAAACGAAGATAAACCGTTGTTTTAACATTAGTTGTCTCTAAAATAAATTTACACCGTTAGATAAATTATGATTCATAAACAATCCAAAAGTAACCGTATGTATTGCGGCAAACGCCAAAAGTTCCCATTAACGGCTGAAGAAAACCAGATAGCTGAACTGGATCAGGATATCCGGTGCGCCGTTATCGATGCCAAGCCCCAGCACGCTTCGGATGTGCCCGTTTCCACCGGTTACATAATCGATCCCGCCGGAAAGCAACCCCACATCGCCCTGCGTTTCCAGATTTAGTTCGCCGATGATGTTCAGCTGCGGGCTGGTCTGATATATCACGCCGCCGCCAATTCGCAATGAGGCATCGTGACCGCCGGCATCGCGGAAAACCAAACCGGCGTTTCCAGTTACGGTCAGTCCCGGACTGAACGGATGGCGCAACGCAGCAAACCCGCCGAAATCGAAATTATCGCCGCCAACATTGTCGCTGCCGATGGGCAAAGTGATAAACCCGCCGGCAGAAATCTGGGTTCTGCCCGAAGCCATGTGCTGTTTGCCGAAAACCGAAACATTATCCAGCCCGGAGCGGCCGTCGCCGTTTTCAGGGTTGATGCTGAGAAATCCCCAGCCGAGCCCCAATTCAAAATTATCCGATAGCGGAATGCCGCCCTGCACACCAAGATTGACGCTGCTGAAAAAATCGTAATCACTGAAATTGAAAAACCCTTCGCCATATGTAACGTCGGTTAACGCGGCGTCTTCGAAAAATGTCTGAAATAGCCGCACATCATCGTTGGTTGTGTATCTTACTGTATATTGTGCAAAAATCGGTTGAACACTGAATACGAATGCTAAAATCAGTCCGATTCGGTAAAGTTTCATTGCGTTTCTCCTGTGGAAAAGTGTTGTATTGGTCTCACCAAAACAAATTATTTTTTTCTAATATTTTGTATTTATTCTATTTATCGTTTGAAAAAAATATAATCTGTGACGGCAGGAACCTCGCCGGATTGACGCAATTGTAGCGCAATTTGCGAACGGTGATAGGTTCCGTGATTGATCACATGTGCCAAAATATCGGTCGGTGTATTCGTGAACGGCTCGCCTTTCGAGTTGCGATATGTGATCAATTTGAACAGATCAGCAACTGATATATCAGCCAGATATTTAACCCAGATGTCATGCTGCTGCCGGAGTTGCATATCGCATTCCGATAGCGAAAACTGCGGGAAAACCGGTGTTTCCGGGTGCTTTCCAATCAATCGGCTAAACCAGATTTCCTCCGCAGCAAAAATGTGCGACAACAGCAACAGGGATGATTCCGGTGCACTGGTGGCGCTTTTCAACGATTCAATCGTCCGGTTATTTGCCCAAAAATTGTATTCAAACATCTTTTTGAAATAATCGATCATTATCTGCTTCGTGATATTTATGTCCGAATTTACCTGCGCACTAAACTGTGGCCGGCAGAAGCTGCAATTATCAAGCGTCCCTAAATTAAAACGTCCTGCAGCACATAACAACCGCTTTTGCGAAAGTTTAGCCGCTGCGGAATTTGCAAATAGGCTTTGAACTTGCCAAATTCAACTGTAAGTTTTCACCGAAGAAAAACAGGATTTGCATGCGAACGATACATTATATAATTGCAACCGGATTTGGCTGCGGCTATTCGCCAACAGCGCCGGGAACCGCGGGCACTATTTTGGCGCTGTTGATCGGCTACTTTTTGATTGATGGGAATTTACCGTGGCTGATTGCCGCGACGTTGTTGTTTACCATTATTGGCACCATTTCGGCAGATTTTGTGGAAAAAAATTCCGGCAATCACGATCCATCCATCGTGGTTGTGGATGAAATTGCAGGTATGCTGCTCGGCTTGTGGGCTGTTCCGGTTGAACCGATTCCCTACCTCGTCGCGTTCGGTTTTTTCCGCCTGTTTGATGTTACAAAACTGTTTCCGATTGATAATCTCCAACGCCTCCCCGGTGGTTGGGGCATCATGTTTGACGATATCGGCGCCGGTATTTACACGCTGGCAGCCATGCATTTGCTGTTGTATTTCGGCGTTCTCTAAATCACGCTCCGGATATTTAGAGAACTATTATTTTGTTTTCCCATATATTCGCATCCGATCTCAAAAACAGGGTGTGCCTTTCCCGGTATTCGGGATTACCCAACATTCATTTATCACAATAATCCTGCCCGTTTTTTCGGGGAGGATGACACGTTGTGTTAATTAAGTTTCCTCGGAATTTTGCGCCCGAGCAAAAAAAACCGCATTATTACTCAACTTGGCGCAAAAATGATCGAACATAGAAATCTTGAAAAATGCTATCGGAGAGCGTTTCTTCTACATTTTTAATCAGATGTGATTTACGATTGTTGATGCGGAGCCATTTGCTAATTAACCGCCGTTCTTAACGGAATAATGTATCATAATCTACTATTTCAAAACGAATTTCAAGAGAGGGAAGCCAAATGAAATTTCGCGCTATCGCATCAAAACGCCCGGTAATGTGGACGTTTTTTTCGATGATTTTTATGCTACTAACCGGTGTTTTCTTTACCCAACAAACAAAAGCTCCTGCGGGTGAACACCGCGCAGAATATGCGAAGTGGTTGGAAAATCACCCTTTTAACAACCGTCCGCATTTAACCAAAGCTGACCTCAAAAAAATCCCCAAAAAAGATCGCCCGGATCTGGCGATGGAACAAAATTTTCTGCAAACTGTTGATCCGGAGCTAAAAATAGTGCCATCCGAAAGGCTGGTTACGGCTTACAACCGGATGCAATCGCTAAAAAACACGGGTCAGTATTATCCGGGTAGCTCTTGGGCCGAGCGCGGACCGTCGAATGTCGGCGGACGTACCCGAGCAATCATGTTTGACCCGAATGACGGGACCGGGAAAAAAGTATTTGCAGCAGGTGTCGCCGGCGGCATTTGGTACACCAACGACATCACAGATGCCGGTGAAGGCTGGACCCAGGTGAACGATTTTCTGGATAACATGGCCGTTTGCTCGATCGATTACGATCCGAGTAACACTTCGGTGTTTTACGCCGGTACCGGCGAAGGCTATTACAACGTGGACGCTGTTCGCGGCGCGGGCATTTGGAAAAGCACCAATGGCGGCAGTAGTTGGACACAACTTGCGGCAACCAACAATTACGAATTTGATTATGTCCAGAAAGTGAAAGTCCACCCAACAACCGGGCATGTTTACGCGGCAACCAAAAGCAGATACAGTAATGTTGGCGGCATTTATCGCTCCACAGATGGCGGCAGCACATGGGCTGTTGTTCTGAATAACGATAACGGCGCATCTGCTATCGTGCTGCAGATATCGAAATTGGGGCAGACGGCACAATTTACGCCACAATGGGGCTTATCTTTAGCACTGATGGGATTTACAGCTCCTCAACCGGCAACGTCGGGAGTTGGACTAAGCTGAACACTGGCACGAACGGATTTCCCACAACAGGCATCGAACGCATCGAAATTGCTACTGCGCCATCGAACGCCAATTATATTTATGCCCTCACCCAAAGCAGTTCAACCGATGGCATTGAAGGTGTTTATCGCTCGACCGACAAAGGTGCCAACTGGAGCAGCTTAACCCTGCCGAATGATGTCGAGTATGGCACCGAATTCAGCCGCGGACAAGCATGGTATGATCTGGCTCTGGCGGTCGATCCGAACGACGAAGATGCTGTT of Calditrichia bacterium contains these proteins:
- a CDS encoding VWA domain-containing protein; this translates as MNRAMGILAICLLMILATLFPACEDSIVYGSGNRNSAPVDSMPGDTIPPPPPQGILDTLTLYLAFDYWNPSGIDPHIKIDTDATSDLIKVGENILRKPPIVGQPNVTFLLEDIKVDYSPVYSRIFKWWSEELLSDHWHNTSEFAVSKRDKTRMNIVLVLDVSNSLGGDFYWVKEYAKDFLDIIYTEMRDNIRYPKIAIVDFSTLINYIPLTTKQSDLIDHINGLQQGQYTALYAAMNTGIDLLAQESDTLHHRAMVTFTDGNDNYSGPVTKDFLLNKITDPVFNTPKIRSFVLGFKGRDGLDESILESLAVNNGEARFTSSIFQLKVMFENIAKDITRSVNFTYTRNDQIIPESEKRRVRIGISLERHIIL
- a CDS encoding T9SS type A sorting domain-containing protein gives rise to the protein MRKPMIYSCLLTIILSWGGIFANGWRSGAALQTPRYGATSVVMDGYIYVIGGATANGQILNSVERYDSSTQTWDATAIAPTQIPRLDAVAMIVDGKIYLMGGYTADGEVTDAVEEYDLAGNSWSFSEDLRKKRRGHIAVSIWNAPCVVGGIGDSGEYEDKAEWLNPDDDKWEDIDANYDLLRFKPFSAAKGHSIYIFGGIFNYPTANSHVGEVSTGWEITWSTLPDLPVARANGTTATLNDSVFMIGGVLSNNYATGRVDIFDFTTQQFTQAPDLPTARISMTSAVLDDEIYVIGGYANSINSPVGTVEIYSSPLTAIDPSESGFPESFALLHGYPNPFNGSIQLAVNIPQRADYQLTIFDINGRKVRTLHNGNLPSGERNFQWNAIDETGKNVSSGIYLAVLQSRSSIQKLKIVYVK
- a CDS encoding protein kinase → MKIDIKGYDIIREISRGPISTAYLGKQLSLNRPVLIKRLNNQWMNETDLMERFRREALICARLKHRNVVDIIDVETHPDNLYLVIEFIDGMDLARFIKEFSPMPFSVILYISREVLNGLAYAHRQGVIHRDIKPSNIMIGRDGIVKIADFGLARTADLPTISAHGEVVGTPAYMSPEQARISNLDERTDIFSLGITFYELAGQPSPFKGQSIVESIQKLLKDVPPPLHALNPEIPEWYSLLISKMLAKKTDDRPASAEAILENEHFLKTPSRSPELAQMIGQMNKESITFENTEISPPVIQSIDLPKSPGKRWLGIATTAVAVLLLGVWWINANQPDQKNGVLPIQDKMTAAAETLNTGADSLMNEPEIQSQPVEQNPEQPTSALAEKGSQPENRVALNQSANDENPRENTTSPATNTEKIELPVLTDSSSTPVAAPATGELMVQCTPWAHIFVNGEQFETTPLRKPLILPAGRHVIELRNPNFPPHRSTVEISGGNSDSLIVNLHSLTGYLDLQVLPWAKIFIDNQYVETTPLAKPLALKPGEYTLKLENPAFPNWEETVLITAGETLKHRITLNR
- a CDS encoding sigma-54-dependent Fis family transcriptional regulator; this encodes MDKILIVEDNELWSDSFREWIGDGYHVKVAANKTDALQQCELMEPDLIIMDLGLPQITDGLNLLDELIKLGQDFQIIVVTSYKEHEYALEAQRRGAYSYFSKGDEKLEEELPHLVKQGLKMQKLERENTELRSKLKQNIRFDDIVAVSKQMQQILATIDRVKHSVEPVLITGESGSGKEVFARHIYKQSPRLNDSFVAINCAALPPNLLESELFGYEKGAYTGALKQTRGKIELADNGTLFLDEIGDMPLELQAKLLRVLESKRFFRLGGEKEITVTFRLISATNQPLQDMIKEGTFREDLFYRLNVIPIQLPPLRERPDDIPAMIDYFTEKFCRENDLPKPKVSNRVMAFLSHLPWEGNARELENTVKRLILTNSQHIDIEHLPPDILESSNNFLDKALANELSLEEITRIYVRMVLEQKKGNKKDACKLLNINYRTLMSKLQ